A single region of the Pseudomonas mandelii genome encodes:
- the gmtX gene encoding gamma-mobile-trio protein GmtX, with translation MNGITDIHPDAVLESLLAKGGRSNRRANLTKMHEVCGKQNETGSREFSLPAIGRLIEAEGIMKGRALYNAQSADYRILIEAWAAYAGPPAPKPKKMLASHEYLMRIGDPAIRSIMQAIISERDTLKAQLNVLKSTTQLTVDRRPLGATISVASGKQPVAVLSLSAHLTPSERDALQKAVSADYLEERDLHEGSHGEILSERGRTVFEVGFARAIRKVLGD, from the coding sequence ATGAACGGAATAACCGACATCCATCCGGACGCGGTCCTTGAGTCGCTACTCGCGAAAGGCGGACGCTCGAACCGCAGGGCAAACCTGACAAAGATGCATGAGGTGTGCGGCAAGCAGAACGAGACCGGCTCGCGGGAGTTTTCGTTGCCAGCAATAGGTCGCCTGATCGAAGCCGAGGGCATCATGAAAGGGCGCGCGCTCTACAATGCCCAATCCGCAGACTACCGAATCCTTATTGAAGCTTGGGCGGCCTATGCCGGGCCGCCTGCTCCCAAACCAAAAAAGATGCTGGCAAGCCATGAGTACTTGATGCGCATCGGGGACCCAGCTATCCGTTCCATCATGCAGGCCATTATCTCAGAACGTGACACGCTCAAGGCGCAACTCAACGTCCTGAAGTCCACGACACAGTTAACCGTGGACCGGCGCCCCTTGGGTGCGACCATTTCGGTTGCGTCTGGAAAGCAGCCTGTGGCTGTGCTCTCCCTGTCCGCACACCTGACCCCATCAGAACGCGATGCCTTGCAGAAGGCAGTGTCGGCCGATTACCTGGAAGAACGTGACCTGCATGAAGGCAGCCACGGAGAGATCCTGAGCGAGCGCGGCCGGACGGTGTTCGAGGTGGGCTTTGCCCGTGCTATCCGAAAGGTACTGGGCGATTGA